Within Acidimicrobiales bacterium, the genomic segment CCCGGTGAACACAACGGCGCCAGCGGCAACTCGAGCATCAACGCCTCTCTCACCGCGTCGGTGAGGTCCACGAGGTGTTCGTCCGTCATCTCGCGCACGTCCTCGTCCACCGGATCGGTGCTGTAGATCTCCCTCAAGTCGACCTCGAGGTCCTCCCGAACGTCCTCGAGGCAGCGCCTGCAGCCTCCGACCCAGGAGGTCTTCACCTTTCCCGTCACGGAAAACCCACCGACGATCGCCTCGACAGTGACGTCGACACGCACGGCGACATCCTCGGGTACGCGGGAGGTCGACACGACCACGTCGTCGAAGAACACGGCGGTCTCCACCGCCCGCCGTTCCCCCGTCTTGCCGGCGATGCGTGAGACGTCCACCAACAGCTGGGGGTGGGATCGGCTCTCGTCCGCGCTCGTCCGGGGGTTGGTGAGCCGCTCCTTCCCGCCACCCGGACGGCTCGTGAACCGTGGCCTACCCACCGAGTCTTCACCTCCCAGCTTCGTCGCGACCCGGCCACACCCCGCGGCCACCCTCGACGCTATCCGTGCTCGTCGAAGAAACCGTCGGCCGAGGTGGGCTCCGCTGCTTCGTCCTCGGCGGCGTACTGGTCCGGCGCGTACTGCTCGGGCGTGCTCGCCTGCAGCTTCTCCCGCCCCGCCTGCACCAACCTGAGGGTGCGTTCGAGTATCACCTCGAAGCTCGCCAACTTCTGGTCGCAGTAGTCCTCGACCTCATGGCGCATCCGTCGGGCCTCGCGCTCGGCCGCGTCGATGATCTGCCGAGCACGTTGCTCCGCGGCCTTCACCACCTCGGTCCTCTGCACCATCCGCTCTGCGCGGGACCTCGCCCGCTCCAAGATCTCCTCGCCGTCTCTGCGCGCTCTCTCGAGAAACTCCTCCCTCTCCTTCAACAACCACCTTGCTGCTCTCAGCTCCTCGGGGAGTCGCTCGATCGCCTCGTCCAACAGGTCAAGGATCTCTTCCTTGTTCACCATGGACATCGACGAGAGCGGCATCGGCCTGGCGTTCTCGACGATGTCGGCGACCCTGTTGAGGATCTCCTCCACCTCGGGAACTCGGTAGGGCGACGGTGGCTCTGGAACCTCCTCTTCCAGCTCGTCGTAGTGGTCCGTCACGATCCGTACTTTTCCTCAAGACGCTTCGCGACTGGTGGAGGCACCATCGACGACACGTCACCCCCGAATCGGGCGATCTCGCGGATCCATTTCGACGCGATGAACGAGTGGGTGGAGGCAGACGGTATGAAGATGGTCTGCACACCTGAGACCGCCTGGTTCATGTGAGCCTGTTGGAGCTCGCTCTCGAAGTCCGACACGGCCCTCAGCCCCTTGATGATGAAGTCGACCTCGAGCTGTCGGGCCAGATCCACCACCAGCGACGAGAACATCGTGATCCGTACGTTGGGGAGGTGAGACAGCGTCTCCTCCAACATGGCCTTGCGATCCTCGAGGGAGAAGAGGGGTTCCCCCTTCTGCGGGTTCCTCATCGCCGCCACGATCACCTCGTCGAACAGGCGCGCCGCCGTCTCGATCAATTCCACGTGACCGTTGTGGATCGGATCGAACGAACCCGGATACAGAACTCTCGTCACGTCAGTCGGTCCACCTCGTAGAACGAATCAGACACGTCGGCCCTGCGCCCCACCAACACAACGCTAGTCCCGTAACGTCGCTCCCTCAGAACCTCGAGTGTGGGGAGGTCGGGGAAGGGGGGGTCGTCGGCACCCGAGCGTGCGACCAACACACCCCCGGGTTCGAGGCGGGCGAGCACGCGCCCCAACAGCTCGGGCCAACGTGCATATCCGAACGGAGGATCGCAGAAGGCCAGGTCCCATCGATCGCCCGAGCGGGCCAGGAACGAAATCACTTCGTCCCGATGCACCTCGGCGAGGTCGGCCAATCCGAGACGCTCCAGGTTCCGCCTCAGGGAGGCGAGGGCAGAGGCGTCCGACTCGACGAAGACCGCACGGTCGGCTCCTCTCGAGAGGGCCTCTATGCCGAGCGATCCGCTGCCCGCGAACAAGTCCAGCACTCGAGCACCGGCGACCGCGCCCCTCGACTCCAGCATCGAGAACACGGCTTCCCTCACCCGCGCCAGCGGTGGGCGTGCTCCCCGCGCAGGGACCTCGAGGACCCTCCCTTTGGCCGTCCCGGCCACGACTCGTGGTCCGGCACGCTTCACGAACGGAACAGATACCTCGTGTCCTCGGGATCGAGCATCGCGCGCACTTCCTCGCGCAGCTCGGGATACGCACCCAGCCCGGGTTCGTCACCCACCATGTCTTCTGCGGCGCTTCGCGCCCGCAGCACCCATTCCCGATCGCGACGAAGGGACGCCAGGCGAAGATCGGACCTCCCCGTCTGGCGGCCGCCCATGATCGTCCCCTCGCCTCGCAACTCGAGGTCCACCTCGGCGAGTTCGAAACCGTCCGTGGTACGGACCATGGCCTCGAGCCTCTTGTTGCCTTCCTCTGTGGTGGGTTCCGCCAACAGCCAACAGGTCGAGGGGTGCTCCCCCCTTCCGACACGGCCTCGCAGCTGATGAAGCTGGGCCAGACCGAACCGGTCGGCATCGAGAATGACGATCACCGTGGCGTTCGGCACGTCTACACCGACTTCGATGACGGTCGTGGCGACGAGGACGTCCAACATCCCGTCCCTGAACAGGCTCATCGACCGCTCTTTCTCGACTTGGGGCAGTCGACCGTGCATCAGGCCCACACGCAGGCCGCTCAGCTCGCCTTCGACGAGGCGTCGAAAGACGTCTTCCGCCGCGGCCACCTCTGCACGCTCGGACTCCTCTATCAGGGGGCAGACGACATATGCCTGGCGTCCGGCCCTCACCTCCGCCCGCACCTGGTCCCATGCCTCCCTCCGCCGGCTTTCGTCGCGCGCCCAATTCGTGACGACGGGCTTCCTGCCGGGAGGCATCTCGTCGAGGATCGAGACGTCGAGGTCTCCGTATACGGTCATGGCCGCCGTCCTGGGTATCGGAGTCGCGGTCATCACCAGCAGGTCCGGAACCGGGTTTCCGTCGCCTCGTTCCCTCAGGGCCGCCCGCTGCTCCACACCGAACCTGTGTTGCTCGTCGATCACCACCGCTCCGAGACACGCGAACTCCACGCCTTCTTGTATGAGAGCGTGCGTGCCCACGACCAGATCCACCCTTCCGTTCCGTAGTTCTTCGAGCAGCATCTCGCGCCGACGACCGGTCACCCGGTTCGTGAGGAGCTCGACTCTGACTCCCATGTCGTCCGAGTCCGACTGGGCGAAAAGGCTCGGCTGCGACGGTTCGACTCCTCCGTCACGGCCGTGGACACCGAGCAGCTTCCTGAGCGAAAGGTGGTGCTGCTCCGCGAGTACTTCGGTGGGCGCCATCAACGCTGCCTGACGTCCGCCGTCCACCGCCATGAGCAGGGTGCACGCAGCGATCACCGTCTTCCCTGAACCCACGTCACCCTGGAGCAGACGGTGCATCGGGACGGGACGCGCCATGTCCCCGGCGATCTCGGCGAGGACCCTCTCCTGAGCCGGGGTGAGTGACCAGGGAAGTCTCTCGAGGAAGCGCTTCAGGCGGGGACCATCGGTCGGATGTGAGAAACCCACCGCCCTCCGCTCGAAGCTCCTCTTGCGCGATACGAGTGCCAACTGGACGCGAAGGAGCTCGTCGAAGACGAGTCGATCCCGGGCCTTCTTGACCTGGTCGAGATCTTCAGGAAAGTGGATCCAGCGAAACGCCGTCCACCTGTCGACCAGACCGTGGCGACCAAGCAGCTCGGCGGGGACGGGATCCGACAGGAAGCCGATTCGATCGAGTGCCCTCTGCGTCCACCGAGCCAGGTTCCACGTGTAGACCCCCGCCTTGTCCGATTGTGGGTACACGGGGACTATCCGGCCCGTCCTGTCGCCTATCAGGTCCACGACCGGGTTGGTCATCTGTCTCCGGCCTCGAAACACGTCCACCCGCCCGTACACGAGGACCGTCGTGCCGGGTCTCAGCTGCTTCTCACGCCAGGGCTGGTTGAAGAACGTGATGACCAGACGGCCGCTGTCGTCTCTCACGACGCAGGTGACCATGGGTCGGGAACGATGCGTCTGCCTGGACGAGACCCGCTCCACCTCGACGAGGATCGTCGCCTCCTCTCCGATTGCGAGATCGGCGATCTTCGCCTGGCGCCTTCGATCGAGATACCTCCGCGGGTAGGTGGTGACGAGATCCAAAACCGTGTGGATGTCGAGTCTCGCCAATGCCTTCGCGTTCTGCCGACCGACTCCGGGGACGCGCTCGACGGGGATCTTCGCCAGGTCGACGAGCCTGCGTCCCCGTGTGCCTACGACTCCGGATCTCACTCGATCGCGAAAACGTACGGGTAAAGGGGCTGCCCGCCGTGATGGACCTCGCATTCGGAACCCGGCTTCTCCTCCGAGATCCAGTCGACGAT encodes:
- a CDS encoding methyltransferase; this translates as MKRAGPRVVAGTAKGRVLEVPARGARPPLARVREAVFSMLESRGAVAGARVLDLFAGSGSLGIEALSRGADRAVFVESDASALASLRRNLERLGLADLAEVHRDEVISFLARSGDRWDLAFCDPPFGYARWPELLGRVLARLEPGGVLVARSGADDPPFPDLPTLEVLRERRYGTSVVLVGRRADVSDSFYEVDRLT
- the coaD gene encoding phosphopantetheine adenylyltransferase — translated: MTRVLYPGSFDPIHNGHVELIETAARLFDEVIVAAMRNPQKGEPLFSLEDRKAMLEETLSHLPNVRITMFSSLVVDLARQLEVDFIIKGLRAVSDFESELQQAHMNQAVSGVQTIFIPSASTHSFIASKWIREIARFGGDVSSMVPPPVAKRLEEKYGS
- the recG gene encoding ATP-dependent DNA helicase RecG; its protein translation is MRSGVVGTRGRRLVDLAKIPVERVPGVGRQNAKALARLDIHTVLDLVTTYPRRYLDRRRQAKIADLAIGEEATILVEVERVSSRQTHRSRPMVTCVVRDDSGRLVITFFNQPWREKQLRPGTTVLVYGRVDVFRGRRQMTNPVVDLIGDRTGRIVPVYPQSDKAGVYTWNLARWTQRALDRIGFLSDPVPAELLGRHGLVDRWTAFRWIHFPEDLDQVKKARDRLVFDELLRVQLALVSRKRSFERRAVGFSHPTDGPRLKRFLERLPWSLTPAQERVLAEIAGDMARPVPMHRLLQGDVGSGKTVIAACTLLMAVDGGRQAALMAPTEVLAEQHHLSLRKLLGVHGRDGGVEPSQPSLFAQSDSDDMGVRVELLTNRVTGRRREMLLEELRNGRVDLVVGTHALIQEGVEFACLGAVVIDEQHRFGVEQRAALRERGDGNPVPDLLVMTATPIPRTAAMTVYGDLDVSILDEMPPGRKPVVTNWARDESRRREAWDQVRAEVRAGRQAYVVCPLIEESERAEVAAAEDVFRRLVEGELSGLRVGLMHGRLPQVEKERSMSLFRDGMLDVLVATTVIEVGVDVPNATVIVILDADRFGLAQLHQLRGRVGRGEHPSTCWLLAEPTTEEGNKRLEAMVRTTDGFELAEVDLELRGEGTIMGGRQTGRSDLRLASLRRDREWVLRARSAAEDMVGDEPGLGAYPELREEVRAMLDPEDTRYLFRS